A single window of Nicotiana sylvestris chromosome 3, ASM39365v2, whole genome shotgun sequence DNA harbors:
- the LOC104241878 gene encoding acid phosphatase 1-like produces MRAIFFFLLISMAAATAKASHAQSIPNQIHPLRPTAGSAGRHVPQINCLSWRLAVETNNIQNWKLVPLQCESYVGHYMLGKQYRDDCNAVVVAAIQYAKTLKIAKDGKDVWVFDIDETTLSNLPYYARSDVAFGATKFNGTKFDGWTREGKAPAVPGALFLYRTLLAMGIKPVFITGTKEEFRQVRIANLKKVGYHSWVKLILKGVNDTGSSVMYKSGKRAELVKAGYRIVGNIGDQWSDLLGDFVGDRTFKLPDPMYYIG; encoded by the exons ATGAGGGCCATTTTCTTCTTTCTCCTTATTTCCATGGCAGCGGCAACTGCCAAAGCGTCCCACGCACAGTCTATTCCCAACCAAATCCACCCTCTACGGCCGACGGCTGGTTCCGCCGGCCGCCACGTTCCTCAAATCAACTGCCTGAGCTGGCGGCTGGCAGTTGAAACCAACAACATCCAAAACTGGAAATTAGTGCCCCTTCAATGCGAAAGCTACGTAGGGCACTACATGCTTGGGAAGCAGTACCGCGACGACTGCAACGCTGTGGTCGTCGCGGCTATTCAGTATGCCAAAACCCTCAAAATTGCCAAAGACGGCAAAGATGTTTGGGTCTTTGATATTGATGAAACCACTCTCTCTAACCTTCCTTATTATGCTCGTTCTGATGTTGCCTTTGG GGCAACAAAATTCAACGGGACGAAGTTTGACGGGTGGACAAGAGAAGGAAAAGCACCAGCAGTGCCAGGAGCTCTGTTTCTGTATAGAACATTGTTGGCTATGGGTATTAAACCAGTCTTTATCACTGGAACAAAAGAAGAATTCAGACAAGTCAGGATTGCTAACCTAAAAAAAGTTGGCTACCATTCTTGGGTGAAGCTCATCTTGAA GGGAGTAAATGATACAGGATCCTCAGTAATGTACAAGTCAGGGAAAAGGGCAGAGTTGGTGAAAGCTGGATATAGAATTGTTGGCAACATAGGAGACCAGTGGAGTGATTTGCTTGGTGATTTTGTTGGAGACCGCACTTTCAAATTGCCGGATCCAATGTATTACATTGGTTGA